The Bacteroidales bacterium genome contains a region encoding:
- a CDS encoding ACT domain-containing protein, with translation MSGEANFSRLIKSMKPVLNEGEYVFCSFSDASQVDLKEVICIFREKEGFSVIFPKTLADEKKYPYTFVSSWITLTIHSSLEAVGLTAAVSRALAENNLSCNVVAGYHHDHVFVARRDTERAMRILMDVGRK, from the coding sequence ATGTCGGGGGAAGCGAATTTTTCACGGCTCATCAAATCCATGAAGCCTGTATTGAACGAGGGCGAATATGTATTTTGTTCTTTCAGTGACGCAAGCCAGGTTGATCTGAAAGAAGTGATTTGTATTTTCAGGGAAAAAGAAGGTTTTTCGGTCATTTTCCCTAAAACCCTTGCCGACGAAAAAAAATACCCCTATACATTCGTTTCCTCCTGGATCACACTCACCATACATTCTTCGCTTGAAGCAGTAGGCCTTACGGCAGCTGTTTCAAGGGCCCTGGCAGAAAACAACCTGAGCTGTAATGTCGTCGCCGGCTACCACCACGATCACGTATTTGTGGCACGGCGGGATACGGAAAGAGCGATGAGGATTTTGATGGATGTAGGGAGGAAGTAA
- a CDS encoding DUF4407 domain-containing protein codes for MKNLWLRTGCYLTGHNYEIISNSSEASSKTVKKFLSAILIVGILWAFIGYSFAKRYLHGDILVSSIVALIMVIIVIQIERQIIMSVGRNKMVILFRVLIGIVMAVIGSVIIDQIIFKDDVEKNKISKLQEEVNAILPVKTNELDYQIKQIDSVILVKEAERAAVIEELAKKPFIKSASTETRHLSTNFTDRKGVTRDTIVKRTDYTLTDVPNPKADLLPGINDQIDQLRKQKVEKENSKINIRQEIEADLKSKTGFLDELQVLFNLLLSSPIALFVWIMFFLFFMSLEILVLVNKFGEGHNDYDKIISHQMETRISMLDKIGK; via the coding sequence ATGAAGAATCTTTGGCTCAGGACCGGTTGTTATCTTACCGGCCATAATTATGAAATCATAAGCAATTCAAGCGAGGCCAGTTCCAAGACTGTCAAGAAATTTCTTTCTGCTATTCTCATCGTGGGAATCCTCTGGGCCTTTATAGGATACAGTTTCGCCAAACGTTACCTGCACGGGGATATCCTCGTATCTTCGATTGTGGCGCTTATTATGGTAATCATTGTGATCCAGATCGAGAGGCAAATTATCATGTCGGTGGGCCGGAATAAAATGGTTATCCTTTTCCGCGTACTAATAGGAATAGTAATGGCTGTTATCGGCTCGGTCATCATTGATCAAATCATATTCAAAGATGATGTGGAGAAGAATAAAATCAGCAAATTACAGGAAGAGGTGAACGCCATTCTCCCTGTAAAAACCAATGAGCTGGATTACCAGATTAAACAGATCGATTCAGTAATTCTGGTTAAAGAGGCCGAACGGGCTGCCGTGATTGAGGAACTCGCAAAAAAACCGTTTATTAAAAGCGCATCCACAGAAACAAGGCACCTCAGCACGAATTTTACCGACAGAAAAGGGGTCACCCGTGATACAATTGTAAAACGTACGGATTATACGTTAACCGATGTGCCGAACCCGAAAGCTGATCTGCTTCCCGGAATCAATGATCAGATTGATCAACTGAGAAAACAAAAGGTAGAGAAAGAAAACAGCAAGATCAATATCCGGCAGGAAATTGAGGCCGATCTTAAATCGAAAACCGGTTTTCTGGATGAACTCCAGGTGTTGTTTAACCTGCTGCTTTCATCTCCTATCGCACTTTTTGTCTGGATCATGTTTTTTCTTTTCTTTATGTCGCTTGAAATCCTTGTGCTTGTCAACAAATTCGGTGAAGGGCATAATGATTACGACAAGATCATTTCGCACCAGATGGAAACACGGATCAGCATGCTGGATAAAATAGGGAAATAA
- a CDS encoding TolC family protein — MRVNYLILALAISINLCAQEINLQYFINQALRNNPQLSDYRNQIGINKIDSLQIHAKNGFQVSAVSNNYYAPVIDGWGYDEIVTDIANITAQLSVNKEITGRSNLMNQYRLLQAENQSLVNSYILAEKEIIKDITIQYINAYGSYREYLYNREVLNLLQQQDVLIRRLTEQNTFSQAEYLTFLIALGQQKSKTIEAAGQYRNDLSSLNYLCGILDTTSVILPEPLIDRLASSEAKNSEYYKAFINDSLKLSIRDRQVDFSYRPKVSLFGDAGYYSSWMFQPWKNFGASAGISFTMPIYDGRQRKMEHDKIYLQEQTRLNYKNYFVNQFSQQLFQLSAQISNNEKVSTVLSNQVDYSKALIDADHKLLETGDIRITEYILAINNYLEIRQALIKNSIERNLLITQFNYWSGSK, encoded by the coding sequence ATGCGGGTTAATTACCTTATTTTAGCCCTGGCCATTTCAATTAATCTGTGTGCACAGGAAATAAACCTGCAGTATTTCATCAATCAGGCACTTCGAAACAATCCGCAGTTAAGCGATTACCGGAATCAAATCGGGATAAACAAAATCGACAGTTTGCAGATACATGCCAAAAACGGTTTCCAGGTAAGTGCTGTAAGTAATAATTACTACGCACCTGTAATTGATGGCTGGGGTTATGACGAAATTGTTACCGACATTGCGAATATTACGGCACAACTATCGGTCAATAAAGAAATTACCGGCCGGTCAAACCTGATGAACCAGTACCGGTTATTGCAAGCCGAAAATCAATCGCTGGTTAATTCATATATCCTGGCTGAAAAAGAAATTATAAAAGATATTACCATACAGTATATTAACGCTTACGGCTCCTACAGGGAGTATTTATATAACCGGGAGGTGCTGAATCTTCTGCAACAACAGGATGTTTTAATTAGAAGGCTTACTGAACAGAACACTTTCAGCCAGGCCGAATACCTTACGTTTTTAATAGCGCTCGGACAGCAGAAATCCAAAACCATTGAAGCAGCCGGACAATACAGGAATGACCTGTCTTCACTGAATTACCTTTGCGGAATACTGGATACCACTTCAGTTATTTTACCTGAACCCTTAATTGACAGGCTGGCTTCATCTGAGGCTAAAAATTCGGAGTATTACAAGGCTTTTATAAACGACAGCCTTAAACTTTCCATCCGGGACAGACAGGTTGATTTCTCTTACCGTCCTAAAGTAAGTCTTTTCGGCGACGCCGGCTATTATTCATCCTGGATGTTTCAACCATGGAAAAACTTTGGCGCAAGCGCCGGAATCAGTTTCACCATGCCCATTTATGACGGGCGGCAACGAAAAATGGAGCATGATAAAATATACCTGCAGGAACAAACCCGGCTGAACTACAAAAATTATTTCGTCAATCAGTTTAGCCAGCAATTGTTTCAACTTTCAGCACAAATCAGTAATAATGAAAAAGTCTCAACAGTACTTTCCAACCAGGTTGATTATTCAAAAGCCCTTATTGATGCGGATCACAAATTACTTGAAACCGGTGACATCCGGATCACCGAGTATATCCTGGCTATAAACAATTACCTGGAAATTCGCCAGGCGCTTATAAAAAACTCAATTGAGAGAAATTTACTTATAACTCAATTTAATTATTGGAGCGGGTCAAAATGA
- a CDS encoding fibrobacter succinogenes major paralogous domain-containing protein, translated as MMFKFLRFAVLMALPLISVSCEPSDSDDEGDGNKITDTEGNTYKTVTIGSQTWFAENLKTKHFRNGDEIPTLDHFPDGNYPVYQWPAGGDEANVELYGRLYTQAVLTDSRGVCPEGWHAPSDAEFIQMEKELGLVYDQPQSGQIGTNEGGKMKEAGTAHWKEPNTGATNESGFTALPAGAYTMNSGAGGMGDYASFWTTTMGMGLNAWTHELNKSFEKIYRYDSPITIGKSCRCVMD; from the coding sequence ATGATGTTCAAATTCTTGCGCTTTGCAGTGCTGATGGCATTGCCATTAATCAGTGTTAGTTGTGAACCTTCAGACAGCGATGATGAAGGTGACGGCAATAAAATAACCGACACCGAAGGTAACACTTACAAAACAGTCACTATCGGGTCACAAACCTGGTTTGCTGAAAACCTGAAAACAAAGCATTTCAGGAATGGTGATGAGATTCCTACCCTGGACCATTTTCCTGATGGCAATTATCCTGTTTATCAATGGCCTGCCGGTGGAGATGAAGCGAATGTAGAATTATACGGAAGATTATATACCCAGGCTGTTTTAACCGACAGTCGCGGTGTGTGTCCTGAAGGATGGCATGCCCCTTCGGATGCTGAGTTTATTCAGATGGAAAAGGAACTCGGATTAGTTTACGACCAGCCGCAGAGTGGCCAGATTGGCACCAATGAAGGCGGGAAAATGAAGGAAGCCGGCACCGCTCATTGGAAAGAGCCCAATACCGGAGCTACAAATGAAAGTGGATTCACTGCACTTCCGGCAGGCGCATATACAATGAACAGCGGCGCGGGCGGAATGGGAGATTATGCCTCATTCTGGACAACCACTATGGGCATGGGACTGAATGCATGGACTCATGAACTCAATAAGAGTTTTGAAAAGATATATCGTTATGATAGTCCCATTACAATAGGCAAATCCTGCCGGTGTGTGATGGATTAA
- a CDS encoding aconitate hydratase, producing the protein MAGIDDHFKILTTQQGNFKYVDLIKLNSEGYGVDTFPFSIRILLENIIRNYNGNTFNDQHLKNILGWTPQPKQVEIPYLPARVLMQDFTGVPSIVDIASIRSEVARKGKNPQLINPQVPVDLIIDHSVQVDFFGTMYSYERNVELEYARNHERYSLLKWAKSSFQNFNVLPPGMGICHQVNLEYLAKVVVINEHMIYPDTLVGTDSHTPMVNGIGVVGWGVGGIEAEAVMLGQPVYFMMPEVIGLKLTGRLHEGTTSTDLVLTVAELLRKKGVVGKFVEVFGDGLNLLTVPDRATISNMSPEFGCTITYFPPDHKTMEYLKVTGRDPKHIEMTETYLKSNLLWRENEDKINYTEVLELDMGTVVPSLAGPKRPQDKIPLNHVKDRFIEILDTNYKRGYVIYDDRGESRWTDEGGHPEGYHPVRDEDPKQLEQTGIEVLERTQVKQHGMRSVKIKVPDSEYLLSDGSLVIAAITSCTNTSNPSVMLGAGLLARKAVEKGLDTKPWVKTSLAPGSKVVTEYLQKSHLLPFLEALGFHVVGYGCTTCIGNTGPLPVHISRAITDHDLIVGAILSGNRNYEARIHPLIKMNFLASPMLVVAYAIAGRIDINFKEEPVALDKNLEPVYLGDIWPSSDEIQELMGKVVTAGDYLSNYSHIFQGDEKWQALEAPSSQVYQWDENSTYIKEAPFFHISDSPEKIKNIKGARIFLKLGDSVTTDHISPAGSIGENSAAGQYLKLKGIDRVDFNSYGSRRGNHEVMVRGTFANVRLKNELVNKEGSFTVFYPTGETMSVYEASEKYKEKGIPLVIIAGKEYGSGSSRDWAAKGVSLLGVKAIIAESFERIHRSNLVGMGVLPLQFQPGESITSLELKGDETLDIEDLDEITPGKVMNVTVTKSTGTVSVIHVIARLDSSVEVMYYRNGGILQYVLRNFLDRTT; encoded by the coding sequence ATGGCCGGAATAGATGATCATTTCAAAATACTTACCACCCAGCAGGGTAATTTTAAATACGTTGACCTTATCAAACTGAATAGCGAAGGCTATGGCGTTGATACCTTCCCTTTTTCCATCCGGATATTGCTCGAAAATATTATCCGGAATTACAACGGTAACACTTTCAACGATCAGCATTTAAAGAATATTCTCGGTTGGACACCGCAGCCGAAACAGGTTGAGATACCGTATCTGCCGGCCAGGGTGCTGATGCAGGACTTTACCGGAGTACCGTCAATTGTGGATATTGCTTCCATACGGTCAGAAGTCGCCCGCAAAGGCAAAAACCCGCAGCTCATCAACCCGCAGGTACCTGTTGATCTGATCATCGACCATTCTGTTCAGGTTGATTTTTTCGGCACCATGTATTCCTATGAAAGAAATGTCGAACTTGAATATGCCCGGAACCATGAACGGTATTCGCTCCTCAAATGGGCCAAATCGTCATTCCAGAATTTCAATGTGCTTCCCCCCGGAATGGGTATCTGTCACCAGGTGAACCTTGAATACCTGGCCAAAGTGGTGGTCATTAACGAACATATGATATACCCCGACACCCTGGTGGGCACAGACTCTCATACTCCGATGGTAAACGGAATCGGTGTAGTGGGCTGGGGCGTCGGCGGCATAGAAGCTGAAGCAGTCATGCTCGGCCAGCCTGTATATTTTATGATGCCGGAAGTGATTGGGTTAAAACTCACGGGGAGGCTTCATGAAGGAACCACATCCACTGACCTTGTGCTTACGGTTGCCGAATTACTCAGAAAAAAAGGAGTTGTAGGTAAGTTCGTCGAAGTCTTCGGTGACGGGTTGAATCTTCTTACCGTACCTGACAGGGCTACTATCTCCAACATGTCGCCTGAATTCGGGTGCACCATTACCTATTTTCCGCCAGATCATAAAACTATGGAGTATCTTAAAGTCACAGGTCGCGATCCGAAACACATTGAAATGACCGAAACCTACCTGAAATCAAATCTCCTGTGGCGTGAAAACGAAGATAAGATCAATTATACCGAAGTGCTTGAACTGGACATGGGCACTGTGGTTCCTTCGCTGGCGGGACCAAAGAGACCGCAGGACAAAATACCCCTGAACCATGTGAAGGACAGGTTTATTGAAATCCTGGACACTAATTATAAACGCGGTTATGTGATATATGACGACCGCGGTGAATCAAGGTGGACCGATGAAGGAGGGCATCCGGAGGGATACCACCCTGTGCGGGATGAAGACCCGAAACAGCTTGAACAAACCGGTATCGAAGTACTTGAAAGGACGCAGGTCAAGCAGCACGGGATGAGAAGTGTGAAGATAAAAGTTCCGGATTCCGAGTACCTTCTGAGCGACGGATCGCTTGTAATTGCAGCCATAACAAGCTGTACCAACACATCCAATCCGAGTGTCATGCTGGGAGCTGGTCTCCTGGCAAGGAAAGCCGTTGAAAAGGGACTTGACACAAAGCCCTGGGTTAAAACCAGCCTGGCTCCCGGGTCAAAAGTAGTTACTGAATATCTCCAGAAAAGTCATTTGCTTCCGTTCCTTGAAGCTCTTGGCTTTCATGTGGTGGGCTATGGTTGCACTACATGTATTGGAAATACCGGTCCTCTACCCGTTCATATCAGTAGGGCAATTACGGATCATGACCTGATTGTCGGTGCAATCCTTTCGGGAAACCGTAATTACGAAGCCCGTATCCATCCGCTGATCAAAATGAATTTCCTGGCTTCCCCCATGCTGGTTGTCGCTTATGCCATTGCCGGAAGGATCGATATCAACTTTAAGGAAGAGCCCGTCGCCCTTGATAAAAACCTGGAACCGGTTTACCTGGGCGATATATGGCCTTCATCAGATGAAATCCAGGAATTAATGGGCAAAGTAGTAACTGCCGGGGATTACCTTTCAAACTATTCGCACATTTTCCAGGGCGATGAAAAATGGCAGGCCCTTGAAGCCCCTTCAAGCCAGGTATACCAGTGGGATGAAAATTCGACCTACATAAAAGAAGCACCGTTTTTTCATATCAGTGACAGTCCCGAAAAAATTAAAAATATTAAAGGAGCCCGGATTTTCCTTAAGCTGGGCGACTCAGTAACCACCGATCACATTTCACCTGCAGGTTCAATAGGAGAAAATTCAGCGGCCGGTCAATACCTGAAATTAAAAGGGATCGACCGTGTTGATTTCAATTCTTATGGATCAAGGCGCGGTAATCATGAGGTGATGGTAAGAGGAACATTCGCCAATGTGAGGTTAAAGAATGAACTGGTTAATAAGGAAGGATCTTTTACTGTCTTTTATCCCACCGGCGAAACCATGTCGGTATATGAAGCCTCTGAAAAGTACAAAGAAAAAGGAATTCCTCTTGTCATCATTGCCGGTAAGGAATATGGCAGCGGATCTTCGCGCGACTGGGCTGCCAAGGGCGTTTCCCTGCTGGGGGTAAAAGCGATTATTGCTGAAAGTTTTGAAAGAATACACCGGAGCAACCTGGTGGGCATGGGAGTACTTCCTTTGCAGTTCCAGCCCGGAGAGAGCATTACATCCCTTGAACTAAAGGGTGATGAAACGCTTGATATTGAAGACCTGGATGAAATAACTCCCGGAAAGGTGATGAATGTGACTGTTACCAAATCAACCGGAACGGTGAGCGTTATTCATGTCATTGCCCGACTGGATTCTTCGGTTGAAGTGATGTATTATCGCAACGGCGGAATACTCCAGTATGTGCTGAGAAACTTCCTGGACCGTACGACCTGA
- a CDS encoding serine hydrolase domain-containing protein, with product MKKILVAAFCLAALIIPSHAVNLTPEKQAEVRKAIDKLAESYNIPDFAIVIVNRDSALMTYEKNPENAGKNYLIGSCSKSFTALAIMKLVNEKIIDLDAPVKQYLPWFTMKNPEYAKKVTVRNLLNQKSGFRRENGFFDRRTATVSEFELKLTNYIRRIDVKSEPGKTFEYSNLNYVLLGLIVRHVTGHPYADYISQYVMPEAGMTDTWLTEKENNQHNLIQPYQYSIFMMPSKSRFYFYSDYILPAGYISSTINDIGSYLRYMLNRTVSDKGDTVLSAQNYDLLTGAGQSGYAMGWFRYKDDSIDIVNHSGLDENYASSFLFMPETGIGIGILSNINTMEFCARADQQIRSILLKGKPAVTPSFSMEKFMRWTACILPILILILLIYNMGRWIKNDFQAEFVPGWKPNVRLIIGVGLSLFLLFTVLGAFQMPLGKAIRFAPDIGWGLILIAALGVFSSLVRYFSNIPKYREE from the coding sequence ATGAAAAAAATACTTGTTGCAGCTTTTTGCCTGGCTGCATTGATCATTCCTTCCCATGCCGTGAATCTGACACCTGAAAAACAAGCAGAGGTAAGGAAAGCTATTGACAAGCTGGCTGAATCGTATAATATTCCTGATTTTGCCATTGTGATCGTAAACAGGGATTCCGCTTTAATGACCTATGAAAAAAACCCTGAAAACGCAGGTAAAAATTACCTTATCGGCTCCTGCTCCAAATCGTTTACGGCACTGGCCATCATGAAGCTTGTTAATGAAAAGATTATTGACCTCGATGCACCCGTAAAACAGTACCTTCCATGGTTCACTATGAAGAATCCTGAATATGCCAAAAAGGTAACAGTGCGTAACCTGTTGAACCAGAAAAGCGGCTTCAGACGTGAAAACGGGTTTTTCGACAGAAGAACGGCAACAGTTTCCGAATTTGAACTGAAACTGACGAATTATATAAGACGGATCGATGTGAAATCGGAGCCGGGTAAGACTTTTGAATATTCAAATCTCAATTATGTATTGCTTGGCCTCATTGTAAGACATGTGACCGGCCATCCCTATGCTGATTACATAAGCCAGTATGTTATGCCGGAAGCGGGAATGACGGATACATGGCTGACCGAAAAGGAAAACAACCAGCATAATTTAATTCAACCCTACCAGTATAGTATTTTCATGATGCCTTCCAAATCAAGGTTCTACTTTTATTCCGATTATATTCTGCCTGCAGGTTATATCAGCAGTACAATCAATGATATCGGTAGTTACCTGCGGTATATGCTCAACCGTACGGTTTCCGACAAGGGGGATACCGTCCTTTCCGCTCAGAATTATGATCTCCTCACAGGCGCAGGGCAATCAGGTTATGCAATGGGATGGTTCCGGTATAAGGATGACTCAATAGACATAGTGAACCATTCGGGTCTTGATGAAAATTATGCTTCATCTTTTCTTTTCATGCCTGAAACCGGTATAGGCATAGGCATTCTGAGCAATATCAATACAATGGAATTCTGTGCCAGGGCTGATCAGCAAATCCGGTCAATTCTGCTGAAAGGAAAACCTGCTGTCACTCCCTCGTTTTCAATGGAAAAATTCATGAGGTGGACAGCCTGTATTCTGCCCATACTGATCCTGATCCTGCTTATTTACAATATGGGGAGATGGATTAAAAATGATTTCCAGGCAGAGTTTGTTCCCGGCTGGAAGCCTAACGTCCGGCTGATTATTGGTGTGGGGCTTAGTTTATTCCTTCTGTTTACTGTTTTGGGTGCTTTCCAGATGCCATTGGGCAAAGCCATTCGTTTTGCACCTGATATCGGCTGGGGATTGATCCTGATAGCCGCTTTAGGGGTGTTCAGCTCCTTGGTGAGGTATTTCAGCAATATTCCTAAATATCGTGAAGAGTAA